A region of Streptomyces sp. NBC_01788 DNA encodes the following proteins:
- a CDS encoding zinc-binding dehydrogenase, giving the protein MFAVYAARIDRDQPLSGLESGERPAPEARPGWSTVNVRAASLNHHDLWSLRGVGLSEDKLPMILGCDAAGVDEDGNEVVLHSVIGQSGHGVGPAEPRSILTERYQGTFAEQVAVPTWNVLPKPKELSFEEAACLPTAWLTAYRMLFTNAGVRPGDSVLVQGAGGGVATAAIVLGRAAGLRVFATSRDEAKRRRAVELGAVDALEPGARLPQRVDAVIETVGAATWSHSVRSLRPGGTIVISGATSGDRPSHAELTRIFFLELKVVGSTMGTKDELEDLLSFCAATGVRPVIDEVLPLDRAREGFERLESGGHFGKVVLTTS; this is encoded by the coding sequence ATGTTCGCTGTCTACGCCGCCCGAATCGACCGCGACCAGCCGCTGAGCGGCCTGGAGTCGGGGGAGCGCCCGGCCCCCGAGGCCCGTCCCGGCTGGAGCACGGTCAATGTCAGGGCCGCCTCACTGAACCACCACGACCTCTGGTCACTGAGGGGGGTGGGGCTGTCCGAGGACAAGCTGCCCATGATCCTCGGCTGCGACGCCGCCGGTGTCGACGAGGACGGCAACGAGGTCGTCCTGCACTCCGTGATCGGACAGAGCGGGCACGGGGTCGGTCCCGCGGAGCCCCGGTCCATCCTCACCGAGCGCTACCAGGGCACCTTCGCCGAACAGGTGGCCGTGCCGACCTGGAACGTCCTGCCCAAGCCCAAGGAGCTCTCCTTCGAGGAGGCCGCCTGTCTGCCCACGGCGTGGCTGACGGCGTACCGCATGCTCTTCACCAACGCCGGGGTACGCCCCGGCGACTCCGTGCTCGTCCAGGGCGCCGGCGGCGGTGTCGCCACGGCCGCGATCGTGCTCGGCAGGGCGGCCGGGCTGCGGGTGTTCGCCACCAGCCGGGACGAGGCCAAGCGCAGGCGTGCGGTGGAGCTCGGCGCGGTGGACGCACTGGAGCCGGGGGCACGGCTGCCGCAGCGGGTGGACGCGGTGATCGAGACCGTCGGCGCGGCCACCTGGTCGCACTCGGTCAGGTCGCTGCGGCCCGGCGGCACGATCGTCATCTCCGGGGCCACGAGCGGCGACAGGCCGTCCCATGCCGAGCTGACACGCATCTTCTTCCTGGAGCTGAAGGTCGTGGGCTCGACCATGGGCACCAAGGACGAACTGGAGGACCTGCTGTCCTTCTGCGCCGCTACAGGGGTCCGTCCCGTCATCGACGAGGTGCTGCCGCTCGACCGGGCCCGCGAGGGCTTCGAACGGCTGGAGTCGGGCGGCCACTTCGGCAAGGTCGTGCTCACCACCTCCTGA
- a CDS encoding amino acid ABC transporter permease yields MTADIDKTAGPKDTPPAGPQAIKAIPVRHYGRYLTATVAIAILVAIIYAFSQGRINWHAVPDYFFDDRIMTGVGKTLLLTVLSMLIGIVGGIVLAVMRLSKNPVTSTIAWFYIWFFRGTPVLVQLFLWFNLGLVFNYINLMPLYKDTWSNFMTPLLTALLGLGLNEAAYMAEICRAGLLAVDEGQTEAAHALGMSHSKTLRRIIIPQAMRVIVPPTGNEVINMLKTTSLVAAVQFSELFRYAQDIGQVSGAPVEMYFLAAAWYLIMTSVLSVGQYYIERYYARGSSRSLPPTPWQKVRAHLTSFSSRKVTA; encoded by the coding sequence GTGACTGCTGACATCGACAAGACGGCGGGGCCCAAGGACACGCCCCCGGCCGGACCGCAGGCCATCAAGGCCATACCGGTCCGGCACTACGGGCGGTACCTCACCGCCACCGTCGCGATCGCGATCCTGGTCGCGATCATCTACGCGTTCAGCCAGGGCAGGATCAACTGGCACGCGGTTCCGGACTACTTCTTCGACGACCGGATCATGACCGGCGTCGGCAAGACCCTCCTGCTGACGGTCCTGTCGATGCTGATCGGCATCGTCGGCGGCATCGTCCTGGCCGTGATGCGCCTGTCGAAGAACCCGGTGACCTCGACCATCGCCTGGTTCTACATCTGGTTCTTCCGCGGCACCCCGGTCCTGGTCCAGCTGTTCCTGTGGTTCAACCTGGGCCTGGTCTTCAACTACATCAACCTGATGCCGCTCTACAAGGACACCTGGTCGAACTTCATGACGCCGTTGCTGACGGCGCTGCTCGGCCTCGGTCTGAACGAGGCGGCGTACATGGCGGAGATCTGCCGCGCCGGTCTGCTCGCCGTCGACGAGGGCCAGACGGAGGCCGCCCACGCGCTGGGCATGAGCCACTCCAAGACCCTGCGCCGGATCATCATCCCGCAGGCCATGCGGGTGATCGTGCCGCCGACCGGCAACGAGGTCATCAACATGCTGAAGACGACCTCGCTCGTGGCGGCCGTCCAGTTCTCGGAGCTGTTCCGCTACGCCCAGGACATCGGCCAGGTCTCCGGCGCCCCGGTGGAGATGTACTTCCTCGCCGCCGCCTGGTACCTGATCATGACCTCGGTGCTGAGCGTCGGCCAGTACTACATCGAGCGGTACTACGCCCGCGGCTCCAGCCGCAGCCTGCCGCCGACGCCGTGGCAGAAGGTCAGGGCACACCTGACGTCCTTCTCCAGCAGGAAGGTCACGGCATGA
- a CDS encoding helix-turn-helix domain-containing protein, which translates to MTEATDLAERAGDRDPRVGLRAVAALRRLLEQLEAVQVRGARNQGWSWQEIAAELGVSRQAVHKKYGRQ; encoded by the coding sequence ATGACCGAAGCAACGGATCTCGCCGAGCGCGCGGGCGACCGCGATCCCCGGGTCGGGCTGCGGGCCGTCGCCGCGCTGCGCCGGCTGCTGGAGCAGCTCGAGGCGGTACAGGTGCGCGGTGCGCGCAACCAGGGCTGGTCGTGGCAGGAGATCGCCGCCGAACTCGGCGTCAGCAGGCAGGCCGTGCACAAGAAGTACGGGAGGCAGTGA
- a CDS encoding DUF6104 family protein, translated as MYFTDRGIEELEKRRGEEEVTFEWLAEQLRTFVDLNPDFEVPVERLATWLARLDDEDDE; from the coding sequence ATGTACTTCACAGACCGTGGCATCGAAGAGCTGGAGAAGCGGCGGGGCGAGGAGGAGGTCACCTTCGAGTGGCTGGCCGAGCAGCTGCGGACCTTCGTCGACCTCAATCCGGACTTCGAGGTACCGGTGGAGCGGCTGGCGACCTGGCTGGCCCGGCTGGACGACGAGGACGACGAGTAG
- a CDS encoding ABC transporter substrate-binding protein, which translates to MTTRSTRRTTAARSRLAAVGAIVVTGALILTGCGDQTKDKSSGSANSAPLADKLPAQIREKGSIKVGSDIAYAPVEFKDKSGKVVGLDPDVAAALGKQLGVTLEFENGTFDALLTGLRSNRYDIAMSAMTDNKSRQEGIDPSTGKKVGEGVDFVDYLTAGVSIYTRKGDTKGINSWSDLCGKKIALERGTVSEDLAKSEAKKCPANKKLTIEPFDDDQQAQTRLRSGGADAVSSDFPVAAYAVKTSGGGNDFEVVGPQVQAAPYGIAVSKTNTQLRDALQAAVNAIIKNGEYEKILEKWGVQDGAVKESVINGGK; encoded by the coding sequence ATGACCACACGCTCCACCCGTCGTACGACCGCCGCGCGCTCCCGGCTAGCTGCGGTCGGTGCGATCGTGGTCACCGGCGCCCTGATTCTCACCGGCTGCGGTGACCAGACCAAGGACAAGTCGTCGGGCTCGGCGAACTCCGCCCCGCTGGCCGACAAGCTCCCGGCCCAGATCCGGGAAAAGGGGTCCATCAAGGTCGGCTCCGACATCGCGTACGCGCCGGTCGAGTTCAAGGACAAGTCCGGCAAGGTCGTCGGTCTCGACCCCGACGTCGCGGCCGCCCTGGGCAAGCAGCTCGGGGTGACCCTCGAGTTCGAGAACGGCACCTTCGACGCCCTGCTCACTGGTCTGCGGTCCAACCGCTACGACATCGCCATGTCGGCCATGACGGACAACAAGAGCCGTCAGGAAGGCATCGACCCCAGCACGGGCAAGAAGGTCGGCGAGGGCGTCGACTTCGTCGACTACCTGACCGCCGGTGTCTCGATCTACACCCGCAAGGGCGACACCAAGGGCATCAACAGCTGGTCCGACCTGTGCGGCAAGAAGATCGCCCTGGAGCGCGGCACGGTCTCCGAGGACCTCGCGAAGTCCGAGGCGAAGAAGTGCCCGGCCAACAAGAAGCTCACCATCGAGCCGTTCGACGACGACCAGCAGGCCCAGACCCGGCTGCGCTCGGGCGGCGCGGACGCGGTCTCCTCCGACTTCCCGGTCGCCGCGTACGCGGTGAAGACCTCCGGCGGCGGCAACGACTTCGAGGTCGTCGGCCCGCAGGTCCAGGCGGCCCCCTACGGCATCGCCGTCAGCAAGACGAACACGCAGCTGCGCGACGCCCTCCAGGCCGCGGTGAACGCGATCATCAAGAACGGCGAATACGAGAAGATCCTGGAGAAGTGGGGCGTCCAGGACGGTGCCGTCAAGGAATCCGTCATCAACGGCGGCAAGTGA
- a CDS encoding DUF4097 family beta strand repeat-containing protein, with protein MSEWSVGEPRKLTFDEPVTALNVRIVHGAVNVVGVDEGPARLEVSEIEGPPLVVTQQGGTLTVAYEDLPWKGFLKWLDRKGWRRSAVVSVAVPATTRVELGVVGAGAVVSGIGGRAEVKGVSGDTTLVRLTGPVRADTVSGSVEAQALSGDLRFNSVSGDLTVVDGAGPSVRADSVSGSMIVDLDPAGGPTDVSLTNVSGEIAIRLPHPADAQVDANTASGAVSNAFEDLKVGGQWGAKRITGRLGAGNGRLKATTVSGSIALLRRPPAEDGPWEAEPRDALPAEDSSGGSAHGTTDKKVL; from the coding sequence ATGTCCGAGTGGTCCGTCGGTGAGCCCAGGAAGCTCACCTTCGACGAGCCTGTGACCGCGCTCAACGTCCGCATCGTGCACGGAGCGGTGAACGTCGTGGGGGTGGACGAGGGTCCGGCCCGCCTGGAGGTCTCGGAGATCGAGGGGCCGCCCCTGGTGGTCACCCAGCAGGGCGGGACGCTGACGGTGGCGTACGAGGACCTGCCCTGGAAGGGCTTCCTCAAGTGGCTGGACCGCAAGGGCTGGCGGCGCAGCGCCGTGGTCTCCGTGGCCGTCCCGGCGACCACGCGGGTGGAGCTCGGAGTGGTCGGTGCCGGCGCGGTGGTCTCGGGGATAGGCGGACGCGCGGAGGTCAAGGGCGTCTCCGGGGACACCACTTTGGTGCGCCTGACGGGTCCGGTGCGCGCGGACACCGTGTCGGGGAGCGTGGAGGCGCAGGCCCTCTCCGGTGACCTGCGGTTCAACTCGGTCTCCGGCGATCTGACGGTGGTCGACGGCGCCGGTCCCTCGGTGCGGGCGGACTCGGTGAGCGGGTCGATGATCGTCGACCTCGACCCGGCGGGCGGCCCCACCGACGTGAGCCTGACCAATGTCTCCGGCGAGATCGCCATCCGGCTGCCCCACCCGGCGGACGCGCAGGTGGACGCGAACACCGCGAGCGGGGCGGTGTCCAACGCCTTCGAGGACCTCAAGGTCGGCGGCCAGTGGGGGGCCAAGCGGATCACCGGCCGTCTCGGCGCGGGCAACGGACGGCTGAAGGCAACCACCGTCTCCGGCTCCATCGCGCTGCTGCGGCGCCCGCCCGCGGAGGACGGACCGTGGGAGGCGGAGCCGCGGGACGCCCTCCCGGCCGAGGACTCCAGCGGCGGCAGCGCCCATGGCACGACCGACAAGAAGGTGCTCTGA
- a CDS encoding class I SAM-dependent methyltransferase: MTDTRTGITAEGADWAAWQKSWDRQQEWYMPDREERFRIMLDMVEALVGTAPRVLDLACGTGSITARLLTRFPGATSTGVDLDPALLAIARGTFDGDDRVSFVTADLKDPAWPAKLPYDSYDAVLTATALHWLHSEPLAALYGHVAKLVRDGGVFMNADHMIDETTPRINAAERAQRHERMEQAKRAGALDWAEWWQLAAKDPVLAGPAARRFEIYGEHADGDMPSAAWHARVLREQGFAEARPVWCSPTDTLLLALK, encoded by the coding sequence ATGACGGACACGAGGACGGGCATCACCGCGGAGGGGGCCGACTGGGCGGCGTGGCAGAAGAGCTGGGACCGCCAGCAGGAGTGGTACATGCCCGACCGCGAGGAACGCTTCCGCATCATGCTCGACATGGTCGAGGCGCTCGTCGGCACCGCCCCGCGCGTCCTGGACCTGGCCTGCGGCACCGGCAGCATCACCGCCCGGCTGCTCACCCGCTTCCCCGGGGCCACCAGCACCGGCGTCGACCTCGACCCGGCGCTGCTCGCCATCGCGCGCGGCACCTTCGACGGCGACGACCGGGTCTCCTTCGTGACCGCCGACCTCAAGGACCCCGCCTGGCCGGCGAAGCTGCCGTACGACTCCTACGACGCCGTCCTGACCGCGACGGCCCTGCACTGGCTGCACAGCGAACCTCTCGCCGCCCTCTACGGCCACGTCGCGAAGCTCGTCCGCGACGGCGGTGTCTTCATGAACGCGGACCACATGATCGACGAGACCACGCCCCGGATCAACGCGGCCGAACGCGCCCAGCGGCACGAGCGCATGGAACAGGCCAAGCGGGCCGGCGCCCTGGACTGGGCCGAGTGGTGGCAGCTGGCCGCCAAGGACCCGGTCCTGGCCGGACCGGCGGCCCGTCGCTTCGAGATCTACGGCGAGCACGCCGACGGCGACATGCCGTCCGCCGCGTGGCACGCGCGCGTACTGCGCGAGCAGGGCTTCGCCGAGGCCCGCCCGGTGTGGTGCTCACCGACGGACACACTCCTGCTCGCCCTCAAGTAG
- a CDS encoding PadR family transcriptional regulator: MPPVFAHGRLRLYLLKLLDEAPRHGYEVIRLLEERFQGLYAPSAGTVYPRLAKLEAEGLVTHTTEGGRKVYAITDAGRAELADRSGELADLELEIRESVAELAAEIRADVRGAAGDLRREMRAAASQAREGSGKHGEPGEHGKADDKEAWQAAKEEMRRVKQEWKEQARRAKEESRRARDEAQRAKRQAKDAQERARAQAQEELQRIAKRVQDQVQDHFDRGDWPTGVREGLTELAKEFGDFGKDYAFGRTAARPEYSTTPEDFPARYEPAWAHEDLTGDHARDLDRLLDRFRDDIRDTARDNGITADQLLEARGHLSAAAAHIASLLQRPKV, translated from the coding sequence ATGCCTCCCGTCTTCGCCCATGGCCGACTCCGTCTGTACCTGCTCAAGCTGCTCGACGAGGCCCCGCGCCACGGGTACGAGGTGATCCGGCTGCTGGAGGAGCGCTTCCAGGGCCTGTACGCCCCCTCGGCGGGCACGGTGTACCCGCGGCTGGCCAAGCTGGAGGCGGAGGGCCTGGTCACGCACACCACCGAGGGCGGCCGCAAGGTGTACGCGATCACGGACGCGGGCCGCGCCGAGCTGGCCGACCGCAGTGGCGAACTGGCCGACCTGGAGCTGGAGATCCGCGAGTCCGTCGCCGAACTCGCCGCGGAGATCCGGGCCGATGTGCGCGGCGCCGCCGGAGATCTGCGGCGCGAGATGCGCGCGGCCGCCTCCCAGGCCCGTGAGGGCTCGGGAAAGCACGGGGAGCCCGGGGAGCACGGCAAGGCCGACGACAAGGAGGCCTGGCAGGCCGCCAAGGAGGAGATGCGGCGCGTCAAGCAGGAGTGGAAGGAGCAGGCACGGCGCGCGAAGGAGGAGAGCCGCAGGGCACGCGACGAGGCCCAGCGGGCCAAGCGGCAGGCCAAGGACGCGCAGGAGCGGGCGCGGGCCCAGGCACAGGAGGAGTTGCAGCGCATCGCCAAGCGGGTCCAGGACCAGGTGCAGGACCACTTCGACCGGGGTGACTGGCCCACGGGGGTTCGCGAGGGTCTGACCGAACTGGCCAAGGAATTCGGCGACTTCGGCAAGGACTACGCCTTCGGCCGCACCGCGGCCCGCCCCGAGTACTCCACGACCCCGGAGGACTTCCCGGCCCGCTACGAACCGGCCTGGGCGCACGAGGACCTCACCGGCGACCACGCCCGCGACCTGGACCGCCTCCTGGACCGCTTCCGCGACGACATCCGCGACACGGCCCGGGACAACGGCATCACCGCCGACCAACTCCTCGAGGCCCGTGGCCATCTGTCCGCGGCGGCGGCCCACATCGCCTCGCTCCTGCAGCGCCCGAAGGTCTGA
- a CDS encoding amino acid ABC transporter ATP-binding protein: MVKAEDVHKSFGQVEVLKGIDLEVRPGEVFCLIGPSGSGKSTFLRCINHLEKINAGRLYVDGELVGYRQHGNKLYELRDREVAMKRRDIGMVFQRFNLFPHMTALENVIEAPVQVKGVNKGEARDRAVQLLERVGLADRAGHYPSQLSGGQQQRVAIARALAMDPKLMLFDEPTSALDPELVGDVLDVMRDLAQSGMTMVVVTHEMGFAREVGDSLVFMDEGVVVESGHPREVLTNPQHERTQSFLSKVL; the protein is encoded by the coding sequence ATGGTGAAGGCGGAGGACGTCCACAAGTCCTTCGGCCAGGTGGAGGTACTCAAGGGCATCGACCTGGAGGTCAGGCCCGGCGAGGTGTTCTGCCTCATCGGCCCCTCCGGCTCCGGCAAGTCGACGTTCCTGCGCTGCATCAACCACCTGGAGAAGATCAACGCGGGCCGGCTGTACGTCGACGGCGAACTCGTCGGCTACCGCCAGCACGGCAACAAGCTGTACGAGCTGCGCGACCGCGAGGTCGCCATGAAGCGCCGGGACATCGGCATGGTCTTCCAGCGCTTCAACCTGTTCCCGCACATGACCGCGCTGGAGAACGTCATCGAGGCGCCGGTCCAGGTCAAGGGCGTGAACAAGGGCGAGGCCAGGGACCGGGCGGTGCAGCTCCTTGAGCGCGTGGGCCTGGCCGACCGGGCCGGGCACTACCCCTCGCAGCTCTCCGGCGGCCAGCAGCAGCGGGTGGCGATCGCCCGCGCCCTGGCCATGGACCCCAAGCTCATGCTGTTCGACGAGCCGACCTCGGCGCTCGACCCGGAGCTGGTGGGTGACGTCCTCGACGTCATGCGCGACCTCGCCCAGTCCGGGATGACGATGGTCGTCGTCACCCATGAGATGGGCTTCGCCCGCGAGGTCGGCGACAGCCTGGTCTTCATGGACGAGGGCGTGGTGGTGGAATCCGGCCATCCGCGCGAGGTGCTGACCAACCCGCAGCACGAGCGCACGCAGTCCTTCCTGTCGAAGGTGCTGTAG
- a CDS encoding Clp protease N-terminal domain-containing protein, whose protein sequence is MFERFTKDARAVVRGAVEYADDAGAQTVDAEHLLLALLDREGSRGSFALAALGLDEHGEPVRQALHDARRRAGLSRAEADALAGLGIDVSEIVSRVEETHGVGAMSGDRRGKGSWPGRRAFSRSAKDTLEKALRTAAAHRDRHLGDEHILLALTVRPGVPAEALADHGVTYESVARVLYGGGQARAAG, encoded by the coding sequence ATGTTCGAACGGTTCACGAAGGACGCCCGGGCCGTGGTGCGGGGGGCGGTGGAGTACGCCGACGACGCGGGAGCGCAGACCGTGGACGCCGAGCACCTTCTGCTCGCCCTGCTCGACCGCGAGGGCAGCCGCGGGTCCTTCGCGCTGGCGGCGCTGGGGCTCGACGAGCACGGGGAGCCCGTGCGGCAGGCGCTGCACGACGCACGGCGGCGCGCCGGCCTGTCCCGGGCGGAGGCCGACGCCCTCGCGGGCCTGGGCATCGACGTCTCGGAGATCGTCTCCCGGGTGGAGGAGACGCACGGCGTCGGGGCGATGTCCGGCGACCGGCGGGGCAAGGGCTCCTGGCCGGGCCGCCGCGCCTTCAGCCGGAGCGCCAAGGACACGCTCGAAAAGGCCCTGCGCACGGCGGCGGCACACCGCGACCGGCACCTCGGCGACGAACACATCCTCCTCGCCCTGACCGTCCGTCCGGGTGTGCCCGCCGAGGCCCTCGCCGACCACGGTGTGACCTACGAGTCGGTGGCCCGCGTGCTGTACGGCGGGGGACAGGCGCGGGCGGCCGGTTGA
- a CDS encoding NAD(P)-dependent malic enzyme, with amino-acid sequence MAAEIVNPRSDSGTDQDGGAEPLDSFDPAFALHRGGKMAVQATVPIRDKDDLSLAYTPGVARVCSAIAEQPELVHDYTWKSSVVAVVTDGTAVLGLGDIGPEASLPVMEGKAILFKQFGGVDAVPIALNCTDVDEIVETVVRLAPSFGGVNLEDISAPRCFEIERRLQERLDIPVFHDDQHGTAVVTLAALRNAARLSGRAIGELRAVISGAGAAGVAIARMLVEAGIGDVAVADRKGVVSADRTDLTQVKRELAEFTNKAGVSGSLEDALAGADVFIGVSGGTVPEEAVASMAEGAFVFAMANPNPEVHPEVAHKYAAVVATGRSDFPNQINNVLAFPGIFAGALQVRASRITEGMKIAAAEALAGVVGDDLAADYVIPSPFDERVAPAVTAAVAAAARAEGVARR; translated from the coding sequence GTGGCAGCGGAGATCGTCAATCCTCGCAGCGACAGCGGTACGGACCAGGACGGCGGAGCAGAGCCGCTCGACTCCTTCGATCCGGCCTTCGCGCTGCACCGCGGCGGCAAGATGGCCGTGCAGGCCACTGTGCCCATCCGCGACAAGGACGACCTGTCCCTGGCGTACACGCCCGGCGTCGCGCGCGTTTGTTCCGCCATCGCGGAGCAGCCGGAACTGGTCCACGACTACACGTGGAAGTCGTCCGTGGTCGCCGTCGTGACCGATGGCACGGCTGTTCTGGGGCTCGGTGACATCGGCCCCGAAGCCTCCCTCCCGGTCATGGAGGGCAAGGCGATCCTGTTCAAGCAGTTCGGCGGCGTGGACGCGGTGCCGATCGCGCTGAACTGCACCGACGTCGACGAGATCGTCGAGACCGTGGTGCGCCTCGCGCCGTCCTTCGGCGGTGTGAACCTGGAGGACATCTCGGCCCCCCGGTGCTTCGAGATCGAGCGCAGGCTCCAGGAGCGTCTGGACATCCCGGTCTTCCACGACGACCAGCACGGCACGGCGGTCGTGACCCTCGCGGCGCTGCGCAACGCGGCCCGGCTGAGCGGGCGCGCGATCGGAGAGCTGCGGGCCGTGATCTCGGGCGCGGGCGCGGCCGGTGTGGCCATCGCCAGGATGCTGGTCGAGGCCGGTATCGGCGATGTCGCGGTCGCGGACCGCAAGGGCGTGGTGTCGGCCGACCGCACGGACCTGACGCAGGTCAAGCGCGAGCTGGCCGAGTTCACCAACAAGGCCGGCGTCAGCGGTTCCCTGGAGGACGCGCTGGCCGGCGCCGACGTCTTCATCGGCGTCTCCGGCGGCACGGTGCCGGAGGAGGCCGTGGCGTCGATGGCCGAGGGCGCGTTCGTGTTCGCCATGGCCAACCCGAACCCCGAGGTGCACCCCGAGGTCGCGCACAAGTACGCGGCGGTCGTGGCGACCGGGCGCTCGGACTTCCCCAACCAGATCAACAACGTCCTGGCCTTCCCCGGCATCTTCGCGGGCGCGCTCCAGGTGCGGGCGTCCCGGATCACCGAGGGAATGAAGATCGCGGCGGCCGAGGCGCTGGCCGGGGTCGTCGGCGACGACCTCGCCGCGGACTACGTGATCCCCTCGCCGTTCGACGAGCGGGTGGCACCCGCCGTGACCGCGGCGGTGGCCGCCGCGGCCCGTGCCGAGGGCGTGGCCCGTCGCTGA